In Gasterosteus aculeatus chromosome 15, fGasAcu3.hap1.1, whole genome shotgun sequence, a single genomic region encodes these proteins:
- the eml1 gene encoding echinoderm microtubule-associated protein-like 1 isoform X2 — translation MEDGFSSYSSLYDTSSLLQFCNDDSASAGSSMEVTDRIASLEQRVQMQEDEIQLLKSALADVVRRLNVSEEQQVMGSRRGPTKDAALMRKSPSADSNVGKPARPMIATLPLRPTVNNGTVLPKKGSGTLPSPSGPGSRKDTSTPASKSLSSLYRSARFLYLPLSTVRRANSNEHVGTLTRKDSGDSKGNRTRAGSTGSNSSGKRSDGKQRDPVFNAGMRRVTHCKEEGYVKMYLKGRPITMYMPKEQVDAYCLEARAELPGNKLKLDWVYGYRGRDCRSNLYLLPTGETVYFIASVVVLFNVDEQLQRHYTGHTDDIKCLAVHPDKITIATGQVAGTSSDGKLAPHVRVWDSVSLNTLHVLGAGFFDRALVCLAFSKSNGGNTLCVVDDSNDHVLSVWDWQREDRLAEVKCSNESVFAADFHPTDSSIVVTCGKSHLYFWHLEKSVLVKKQGLFEKQEKPKFVLCVTFAENGDAITGDSSGNILVWGKGTNRISHVIQGAHEGSVFALCMLRNGTLVSGGKDRRLISWDGGYRQIQTVEVPELFGPIRTIAEGRGETVLIGTTKHFVLQGSLDGDFMPITQGHTDELWGLAVHPWKPQFVTCGYDRQVCLWDSSSHQLIWTKNMEDAAQSAGFHPSGAVVAIGTQNGRWLVLDSDSKDLVTVHTDGNEQLSAMRYGPDGNFLAIGSHDNYIYIYAVAESGRKYSRVGKCSGHSSFITHLDWSVDSQYLVSNSGDYEILYWIPSVCKQVVSVETTRDIEWATHTCTLGFQVFGLWPDGSDGTDVNAACRSSDKTLLVTGDDFGKVHLFSYPCSQFRAPSHAYGGHSSHVTNVTFLHDDGYLVSTGGKDMSVMQWRIV, via the exons ATGACAGCGCGTCCGCCGGCAGCAGCATGGAGGTTACCGACCGCATCGCCTCCCTGGAGCAGAGGGTCCAGATGCAGGAGGACGAGATTCAGCTGCTGAAGTCGGCTCTGGCCGACGTGGTGCGGAGGCTCAACGTGTCCGAGGAGCAGCAGGTCATGGGCTCCCGCAGGGGACCCACCAAAG ACGCTGCTTTGATGAGAAAGTCTCCATCAGCAGACAGCAATGTTGGGAAGCCAG CCAGGCCCATGATCGCCACCTTGCCATTACGGCCCACAGTGAACAACGGGACCGTTCTACCAAAGAAAGGCAGCGGCACCCTGCCCTCCCCGTCTGGACCCGGGTCCAGGAAGGACACCAGCACTCCAGCCAGCAAGAG TTTGTCCTCTCTGTATCGTTCGGCCAGATTTCTCTACCTGCCCCTGAG CACTGTGAGGAGAGCCAACTCAAACGAGCACGTGGGAACTCTCACGCGGAAAGACTCGGGCGACTCCAAGGGCAACCGAACTCGTGCCGGATCCACCGGCAGCAATTCCAGCGGCAAGCGAAGCGACGG CAAACAGAGGGATCCAGTGTTCAATGCAG GGATGAGACGTGTGACCCACTGCAAAG AGGAAGGTTATGTGAAAATGTACTTGAAAGGTCGTCCCATCACCATGTACATGCCCAAAGAGCAGGTGGACGCCTACTGCCTGGAGGCCAGAGCCGAGCTGCCCGGCAACAAACTCAAACTGGACTGGGT TTACGGTTACCGAGGTCGAGACTGTCGCTCCAATCTTTATCTGTTGCCCACCGGAGAGACAGTGTACTTCATCGCCTCAGTGGTCGTCCTGTTCAACGTGGACGAGCAGCTGCAGCGACACTACACCGGACACACAGACGACATCAAATG CCTGGCCGTCCACCCCGataaaatcaccatagcaaccggTCAGGTGGCGGGCACCTCTTCAGATGGAAAA CTGGCTCCTCATGTCCGGGTGTGGGACTCCGTTAGCCTCAACACGCTCCATGTTCTAGGTGCAGGCTTCTTCGACCGAGCCCTGGTCTGCCTGGCTTTCTCCAAGTCG AATGGAggaaacacactgtgtgtggtaGACGACTCCAATGACCACGTCCTCTCTGTCTGGGACTGGCAGAGGGAGGACAGGCTGGCTGAGGTCAAG TGCTCCAACGAGTCAGTGTTTGCTGCAGACTTTCACCCAACAGACAGCAGCATCGTGGTGACCTGCGGCAAGTCCCACCTGTATTTCTGGCACCTGGAGAAAAGCGTGCTGGTCAAGAAACAGGGACTGTTTGAG AAACAGGAAAAGCCCAAGTTTGTTTTGTGCGTGACCTTTGCAGAGAACGGAGACGCCATCACAGGAGACTCGAGTGGGAACATCCTGGTGTGGGGAAAAG GCACTAATCGTATCAGCCACGTCATCCAGGGAGCACACGAGGGCAGCGTCTTTGCCCTGTGCATGCTGAGGAACGGCACGCTGGTGTCGGGAGGTAAAGACCGCAGGCTCATCTCCTGGGACGGCGGCTATCGGCAGATACAAACGGTGGAG GTGCCTGAGTTGTTTGGTCCAATCAGGACCATCGCGGAGGGCAGAGGGGAGACTGTGCTCATTGGCACCACCAAACACTTTGTTTTGCAAGGCAGTTTGGATGGAGACTTCATGCCTATTACACAG GGTCACACTGATGAGTTGTGGGGTTTGGCCGTGCACCCCTGGAAGCCTCAGTTCGTCACCTGCGGCTATGACAGACAGGTCTGCCTGTGGGACTCAAGTTCCCATCAGCTCATCTGGACAAAGAATATGGAA GATGCTGCCCAATCAGCAGGCTTCCACCCATCTGGAGCTGTGGTTGCCATAGGGACCCAGAACGGCAG GTGGCTGGTACTGGACTCTGACTCCAAGGATCTTGTCACAGTGCACACCGATGGGAACGAACAGCTGTCTGCTATGCGCTACGGGCCAG ATGGTAACTTTCTGGCCATCGGTTCCCACGACAACTACATCTATATCTACGCCGTGGCGGAAAGCGGGAGGAAGTACAGCCGAGTGGGGAAATGCTCG GGTCACTCCAGCTTCATCACTCATctggactggtcagtggactcCCAGTACCTGGTTTCTAACTCCGGGGACTATGAGATACTCTATT GGATCCCGTCAGTGTGTAAGCAGGTGGTCAGTGTGGAGACCACCAGAGACATCGAGTGGGCCACTCACACCTGCACTCTGGGCTTCCAGGTCTTCG gCTTGTGGCCCGACGGCTCGGACGGCACCGACGTCAACGCCGCCTGCAGGTCCAGTGATAAAACCCTCCTGGTTACCGGAGACGACTTTGGGAAGGTCCATCTATTCTCTTACCCCTGTTCGCAGTTCAGG GCTCCCAGCCATGCGTATGGTGGCCACAGCAGCCACGTAACCAACGTGACCTTCCTGCACGATGACGGCTACCTGGTGTCAACTGGAGGGAAGGACATGAGCGTGATGCAGTGGAGGATAGTCTGA
- the eml1 gene encoding echinoderm microtubule-associated protein-like 1 isoform X10, with product MEDGFSSYSSLYDTSSLLQFCNDDSASAGSSMEVTDRIASLEQRVQMQEDEIQLLKSALADVVRRLNVSEEQQVMGSRRGPTKDAALMRKSPSADSNVGKPARPMIATLPLRPTVNNGTVLPKKGSGTLPSPSGPGSRKDTSTPASKSTVRRANSNEHVGTLTRKDSGDSKGNRTRAGSTGSNSSGKRSDGKQRDPVFNAEEGYVKMYLKGRPITMYMPKEQVDAYCLEARAELPGNKLKLDWVYGYRGRDCRSNLYLLPTGETVYFIASVVVLFNVDEQLQRHYTGHTDDIKCLAVHPDKITIATGQVAGTSSDGKLAPHVRVWDSVSLNTLHVLGAGFFDRALVCLAFSKSNGGNTLCVVDDSNDHVLSVWDWQREDRLAEVKCSNESVFAADFHPTDSSIVVTCGKSHLYFWHLEKSVLVKKQGLFEKQEKPKFVLCVTFAENGDAITGDSSGNILVWGKGTNRISHVIQGAHEGSVFALCMLRNGTLVSGGKDRRLISWDGGYRQIQTVEVPELFGPIRTIAEGRGETVLIGTTKHFVLQGSLDGDFMPITQGHTDELWGLAVHPWKPQFVTCGYDRQVCLWDSSSHQLIWTKNMEDAAQSAGFHPSGAVVAIGTQNGRWLVLDSDSKDLVTVHTDGNEQLSAMRYGPDGNFLAIGSHDNYIYIYAVAESGRKYSRVGKCSGHSSFITHLDWSVDSQYLVSNSGDYEILYWIPSVCKQVVSVETTRDIEWATHTCTLGFQVFGLWPDGSDGTDVNAACRSSDKTLLVTGDDFGKVHLFSYPCSQFRAPSHAYGGHSSHVTNVTFLHDDGYLVSTGGKDMSVMQWRIV from the exons ATGACAGCGCGTCCGCCGGCAGCAGCATGGAGGTTACCGACCGCATCGCCTCCCTGGAGCAGAGGGTCCAGATGCAGGAGGACGAGATTCAGCTGCTGAAGTCGGCTCTGGCCGACGTGGTGCGGAGGCTCAACGTGTCCGAGGAGCAGCAGGTCATGGGCTCCCGCAGGGGACCCACCAAAG ACGCTGCTTTGATGAGAAAGTCTCCATCAGCAGACAGCAATGTTGGGAAGCCAG CCAGGCCCATGATCGCCACCTTGCCATTACGGCCCACAGTGAACAACGGGACCGTTCTACCAAAGAAAGGCAGCGGCACCCTGCCCTCCCCGTCTGGACCCGGGTCCAGGAAGGACACCAGCACTCCAGCCAGCAAGAG CACTGTGAGGAGAGCCAACTCAAACGAGCACGTGGGAACTCTCACGCGGAAAGACTCGGGCGACTCCAAGGGCAACCGAACTCGTGCCGGATCCACCGGCAGCAATTCCAGCGGCAAGCGAAGCGACGG CAAACAGAGGGATCCAGTGTTCAATGCAG AGGAAGGTTATGTGAAAATGTACTTGAAAGGTCGTCCCATCACCATGTACATGCCCAAAGAGCAGGTGGACGCCTACTGCCTGGAGGCCAGAGCCGAGCTGCCCGGCAACAAACTCAAACTGGACTGGGT TTACGGTTACCGAGGTCGAGACTGTCGCTCCAATCTTTATCTGTTGCCCACCGGAGAGACAGTGTACTTCATCGCCTCAGTGGTCGTCCTGTTCAACGTGGACGAGCAGCTGCAGCGACACTACACCGGACACACAGACGACATCAAATG CCTGGCCGTCCACCCCGataaaatcaccatagcaaccggTCAGGTGGCGGGCACCTCTTCAGATGGAAAA CTGGCTCCTCATGTCCGGGTGTGGGACTCCGTTAGCCTCAACACGCTCCATGTTCTAGGTGCAGGCTTCTTCGACCGAGCCCTGGTCTGCCTGGCTTTCTCCAAGTCG AATGGAggaaacacactgtgtgtggtaGACGACTCCAATGACCACGTCCTCTCTGTCTGGGACTGGCAGAGGGAGGACAGGCTGGCTGAGGTCAAG TGCTCCAACGAGTCAGTGTTTGCTGCAGACTTTCACCCAACAGACAGCAGCATCGTGGTGACCTGCGGCAAGTCCCACCTGTATTTCTGGCACCTGGAGAAAAGCGTGCTGGTCAAGAAACAGGGACTGTTTGAG AAACAGGAAAAGCCCAAGTTTGTTTTGTGCGTGACCTTTGCAGAGAACGGAGACGCCATCACAGGAGACTCGAGTGGGAACATCCTGGTGTGGGGAAAAG GCACTAATCGTATCAGCCACGTCATCCAGGGAGCACACGAGGGCAGCGTCTTTGCCCTGTGCATGCTGAGGAACGGCACGCTGGTGTCGGGAGGTAAAGACCGCAGGCTCATCTCCTGGGACGGCGGCTATCGGCAGATACAAACGGTGGAG GTGCCTGAGTTGTTTGGTCCAATCAGGACCATCGCGGAGGGCAGAGGGGAGACTGTGCTCATTGGCACCACCAAACACTTTGTTTTGCAAGGCAGTTTGGATGGAGACTTCATGCCTATTACACAG GGTCACACTGATGAGTTGTGGGGTTTGGCCGTGCACCCCTGGAAGCCTCAGTTCGTCACCTGCGGCTATGACAGACAGGTCTGCCTGTGGGACTCAAGTTCCCATCAGCTCATCTGGACAAAGAATATGGAA GATGCTGCCCAATCAGCAGGCTTCCACCCATCTGGAGCTGTGGTTGCCATAGGGACCCAGAACGGCAG GTGGCTGGTACTGGACTCTGACTCCAAGGATCTTGTCACAGTGCACACCGATGGGAACGAACAGCTGTCTGCTATGCGCTACGGGCCAG ATGGTAACTTTCTGGCCATCGGTTCCCACGACAACTACATCTATATCTACGCCGTGGCGGAAAGCGGGAGGAAGTACAGCCGAGTGGGGAAATGCTCG GGTCACTCCAGCTTCATCACTCATctggactggtcagtggactcCCAGTACCTGGTTTCTAACTCCGGGGACTATGAGATACTCTATT GGATCCCGTCAGTGTGTAAGCAGGTGGTCAGTGTGGAGACCACCAGAGACATCGAGTGGGCCACTCACACCTGCACTCTGGGCTTCCAGGTCTTCG gCTTGTGGCCCGACGGCTCGGACGGCACCGACGTCAACGCCGCCTGCAGGTCCAGTGATAAAACCCTCCTGGTTACCGGAGACGACTTTGGGAAGGTCCATCTATTCTCTTACCCCTGTTCGCAGTTCAGG GCTCCCAGCCATGCGTATGGTGGCCACAGCAGCCACGTAACCAACGTGACCTTCCTGCACGATGACGGCTACCTGGTGTCAACTGGAGGGAAGGACATGAGCGTGATGCAGTGGAGGATAGTCTGA
- the eml1 gene encoding echinoderm microtubule-associated protein-like 1 isoform X1: protein MEDGFSSYSSLYDTSSLLQFCNDDSASAGSSMEVTDRIASLEQRVQMQEDEIQLLKSALADVVRRLNVSEEQQVMGSRRGPTKDAALMRKSPSADSNVGKPARPMIATLPLRPTVNNGTVLPKKGSGTLPSPSGPGSRKDTSTPASKSLSSLYRSARFLYLPLSTVRRANSNEHVGTLTRKDSGDSKGNRTRAGSTGSNSSGKRSDGKQRDPVFNAGMRRVTHCKEEGYVKMYLKGRPITMYMPKEQVDAYCLEARAELPGNKLKLDWVYGYRGRDCRSNLYLLPTGETVYFIASVVVLFNVDEQLQRHYTGHTDDIKCLAVHPDKITIATGQVAGTSSDGKQLAPHVRVWDSVSLNTLHVLGAGFFDRALVCLAFSKSNGGNTLCVVDDSNDHVLSVWDWQREDRLAEVKCSNESVFAADFHPTDSSIVVTCGKSHLYFWHLEKSVLVKKQGLFEKQEKPKFVLCVTFAENGDAITGDSSGNILVWGKGTNRISHVIQGAHEGSVFALCMLRNGTLVSGGKDRRLISWDGGYRQIQTVEVPELFGPIRTIAEGRGETVLIGTTKHFVLQGSLDGDFMPITQGHTDELWGLAVHPWKPQFVTCGYDRQVCLWDSSSHQLIWTKNMEDAAQSAGFHPSGAVVAIGTQNGRWLVLDSDSKDLVTVHTDGNEQLSAMRYGPDGNFLAIGSHDNYIYIYAVAESGRKYSRVGKCSGHSSFITHLDWSVDSQYLVSNSGDYEILYWIPSVCKQVVSVETTRDIEWATHTCTLGFQVFGLWPDGSDGTDVNAACRSSDKTLLVTGDDFGKVHLFSYPCSQFRAPSHAYGGHSSHVTNVTFLHDDGYLVSTGGKDMSVMQWRIV, encoded by the exons ATGACAGCGCGTCCGCCGGCAGCAGCATGGAGGTTACCGACCGCATCGCCTCCCTGGAGCAGAGGGTCCAGATGCAGGAGGACGAGATTCAGCTGCTGAAGTCGGCTCTGGCCGACGTGGTGCGGAGGCTCAACGTGTCCGAGGAGCAGCAGGTCATGGGCTCCCGCAGGGGACCCACCAAAG ACGCTGCTTTGATGAGAAAGTCTCCATCAGCAGACAGCAATGTTGGGAAGCCAG CCAGGCCCATGATCGCCACCTTGCCATTACGGCCCACAGTGAACAACGGGACCGTTCTACCAAAGAAAGGCAGCGGCACCCTGCCCTCCCCGTCTGGACCCGGGTCCAGGAAGGACACCAGCACTCCAGCCAGCAAGAG TTTGTCCTCTCTGTATCGTTCGGCCAGATTTCTCTACCTGCCCCTGAG CACTGTGAGGAGAGCCAACTCAAACGAGCACGTGGGAACTCTCACGCGGAAAGACTCGGGCGACTCCAAGGGCAACCGAACTCGTGCCGGATCCACCGGCAGCAATTCCAGCGGCAAGCGAAGCGACGG CAAACAGAGGGATCCAGTGTTCAATGCAG GGATGAGACGTGTGACCCACTGCAAAG AGGAAGGTTATGTGAAAATGTACTTGAAAGGTCGTCCCATCACCATGTACATGCCCAAAGAGCAGGTGGACGCCTACTGCCTGGAGGCCAGAGCCGAGCTGCCCGGCAACAAACTCAAACTGGACTGGGT TTACGGTTACCGAGGTCGAGACTGTCGCTCCAATCTTTATCTGTTGCCCACCGGAGAGACAGTGTACTTCATCGCCTCAGTGGTCGTCCTGTTCAACGTGGACGAGCAGCTGCAGCGACACTACACCGGACACACAGACGACATCAAATG CCTGGCCGTCCACCCCGataaaatcaccatagcaaccggTCAGGTGGCGGGCACCTCTTCAGATGGAAAA CAGCTGGCTCCTCATGTCCGGGTGTGGGACTCCGTTAGCCTCAACACGCTCCATGTTCTAGGTGCAGGCTTCTTCGACCGAGCCCTGGTCTGCCTGGCTTTCTCCAAGTCG AATGGAggaaacacactgtgtgtggtaGACGACTCCAATGACCACGTCCTCTCTGTCTGGGACTGGCAGAGGGAGGACAGGCTGGCTGAGGTCAAG TGCTCCAACGAGTCAGTGTTTGCTGCAGACTTTCACCCAACAGACAGCAGCATCGTGGTGACCTGCGGCAAGTCCCACCTGTATTTCTGGCACCTGGAGAAAAGCGTGCTGGTCAAGAAACAGGGACTGTTTGAG AAACAGGAAAAGCCCAAGTTTGTTTTGTGCGTGACCTTTGCAGAGAACGGAGACGCCATCACAGGAGACTCGAGTGGGAACATCCTGGTGTGGGGAAAAG GCACTAATCGTATCAGCCACGTCATCCAGGGAGCACACGAGGGCAGCGTCTTTGCCCTGTGCATGCTGAGGAACGGCACGCTGGTGTCGGGAGGTAAAGACCGCAGGCTCATCTCCTGGGACGGCGGCTATCGGCAGATACAAACGGTGGAG GTGCCTGAGTTGTTTGGTCCAATCAGGACCATCGCGGAGGGCAGAGGGGAGACTGTGCTCATTGGCACCACCAAACACTTTGTTTTGCAAGGCAGTTTGGATGGAGACTTCATGCCTATTACACAG GGTCACACTGATGAGTTGTGGGGTTTGGCCGTGCACCCCTGGAAGCCTCAGTTCGTCACCTGCGGCTATGACAGACAGGTCTGCCTGTGGGACTCAAGTTCCCATCAGCTCATCTGGACAAAGAATATGGAA GATGCTGCCCAATCAGCAGGCTTCCACCCATCTGGAGCTGTGGTTGCCATAGGGACCCAGAACGGCAG GTGGCTGGTACTGGACTCTGACTCCAAGGATCTTGTCACAGTGCACACCGATGGGAACGAACAGCTGTCTGCTATGCGCTACGGGCCAG ATGGTAACTTTCTGGCCATCGGTTCCCACGACAACTACATCTATATCTACGCCGTGGCGGAAAGCGGGAGGAAGTACAGCCGAGTGGGGAAATGCTCG GGTCACTCCAGCTTCATCACTCATctggactggtcagtggactcCCAGTACCTGGTTTCTAACTCCGGGGACTATGAGATACTCTATT GGATCCCGTCAGTGTGTAAGCAGGTGGTCAGTGTGGAGACCACCAGAGACATCGAGTGGGCCACTCACACCTGCACTCTGGGCTTCCAGGTCTTCG gCTTGTGGCCCGACGGCTCGGACGGCACCGACGTCAACGCCGCCTGCAGGTCCAGTGATAAAACCCTCCTGGTTACCGGAGACGACTTTGGGAAGGTCCATCTATTCTCTTACCCCTGTTCGCAGTTCAGG GCTCCCAGCCATGCGTATGGTGGCCACAGCAGCCACGTAACCAACGTGACCTTCCTGCACGATGACGGCTACCTGGTGTCAACTGGAGGGAAGGACATGAGCGTGATGCAGTGGAGGATAGTCTGA
- the eml1 gene encoding echinoderm microtubule-associated protein-like 1 isoform X20, giving the protein MEVTDRIASLEQRVQMQEDEIQLLKSALADVVRRLNVSEEQQVMGSRRGPTKARPMIATLPLRPTVNNGTVLPKKGSGTLPSPSGPGSRKDTSTPASKSTVRRANSNEHVGTLTRKDSGDSKGNRTRAGSTGSNSSGKRSDGKQRDPVFNAGMRRVTHCKEEGYVKMYLKGRPITMYMPKEQVDAYCLEARAELPGNKLKLDWVYGYRGRDCRSNLYLLPTGETVYFIASVVVLFNVDEQLQRHYTGHTDDIKCLAVHPDKITIATGQVAGTSSDGKQLAPHVRVWDSVSLNTLHVLGAGFFDRALVCLAFSKSNGGNTLCVVDDSNDHVLSVWDWQREDRLAEVKCSNESVFAADFHPTDSSIVVTCGKSHLYFWHLEKSVLVKKQGLFEKQEKPKFVLCVTFAENGDAITGDSSGNILVWGKGTNRISHVIQGAHEGSVFALCMLRNGTLVSGGKDRRLISWDGGYRQIQTVEVPELFGPIRTIAEGRGETVLIGTTKHFVLQGSLDGDFMPITQGHTDELWGLAVHPWKPQFVTCGYDRQVCLWDSSSHQLIWTKNMEDAAQSAGFHPSGAVVAIGTQNGRWLVLDSDSKDLVTVHTDGNEQLSAMRYGPDGNFLAIGSHDNYIYIYAVAESGRKYSRVGKCSGHSSFITHLDWSVDSQYLVSNSGDYEILYWIPSVCKQVVSVETTRDIEWATHTCTLGFQVFGLWPDGSDGTDVNAACRSSDKTLLVTGDDFGKVHLFSYPCSQFRAPSHAYGGHSSHVTNVTFLHDDGYLVSTGGKDMSVMQWRIV; this is encoded by the exons ATGGAGGTTACCGACCGCATCGCCTCCCTGGAGCAGAGGGTCCAGATGCAGGAGGACGAGATTCAGCTGCTGAAGTCGGCTCTGGCCGACGTGGTGCGGAGGCTCAACGTGTCCGAGGAGCAGCAGGTCATGGGCTCCCGCAGGGGACCCACCAAAG CCAGGCCCATGATCGCCACCTTGCCATTACGGCCCACAGTGAACAACGGGACCGTTCTACCAAAGAAAGGCAGCGGCACCCTGCCCTCCCCGTCTGGACCCGGGTCCAGGAAGGACACCAGCACTCCAGCCAGCAAGAG CACTGTGAGGAGAGCCAACTCAAACGAGCACGTGGGAACTCTCACGCGGAAAGACTCGGGCGACTCCAAGGGCAACCGAACTCGTGCCGGATCCACCGGCAGCAATTCCAGCGGCAAGCGAAGCGACGG CAAACAGAGGGATCCAGTGTTCAATGCAG GGATGAGACGTGTGACCCACTGCAAAG AGGAAGGTTATGTGAAAATGTACTTGAAAGGTCGTCCCATCACCATGTACATGCCCAAAGAGCAGGTGGACGCCTACTGCCTGGAGGCCAGAGCCGAGCTGCCCGGCAACAAACTCAAACTGGACTGGGT TTACGGTTACCGAGGTCGAGACTGTCGCTCCAATCTTTATCTGTTGCCCACCGGAGAGACAGTGTACTTCATCGCCTCAGTGGTCGTCCTGTTCAACGTGGACGAGCAGCTGCAGCGACACTACACCGGACACACAGACGACATCAAATG CCTGGCCGTCCACCCCGataaaatcaccatagcaaccggTCAGGTGGCGGGCACCTCTTCAGATGGAAAA CAGCTGGCTCCTCATGTCCGGGTGTGGGACTCCGTTAGCCTCAACACGCTCCATGTTCTAGGTGCAGGCTTCTTCGACCGAGCCCTGGTCTGCCTGGCTTTCTCCAAGTCG AATGGAggaaacacactgtgtgtggtaGACGACTCCAATGACCACGTCCTCTCTGTCTGGGACTGGCAGAGGGAGGACAGGCTGGCTGAGGTCAAG TGCTCCAACGAGTCAGTGTTTGCTGCAGACTTTCACCCAACAGACAGCAGCATCGTGGTGACCTGCGGCAAGTCCCACCTGTATTTCTGGCACCTGGAGAAAAGCGTGCTGGTCAAGAAACAGGGACTGTTTGAG AAACAGGAAAAGCCCAAGTTTGTTTTGTGCGTGACCTTTGCAGAGAACGGAGACGCCATCACAGGAGACTCGAGTGGGAACATCCTGGTGTGGGGAAAAG GCACTAATCGTATCAGCCACGTCATCCAGGGAGCACACGAGGGCAGCGTCTTTGCCCTGTGCATGCTGAGGAACGGCACGCTGGTGTCGGGAGGTAAAGACCGCAGGCTCATCTCCTGGGACGGCGGCTATCGGCAGATACAAACGGTGGAG GTGCCTGAGTTGTTTGGTCCAATCAGGACCATCGCGGAGGGCAGAGGGGAGACTGTGCTCATTGGCACCACCAAACACTTTGTTTTGCAAGGCAGTTTGGATGGAGACTTCATGCCTATTACACAG GGTCACACTGATGAGTTGTGGGGTTTGGCCGTGCACCCCTGGAAGCCTCAGTTCGTCACCTGCGGCTATGACAGACAGGTCTGCCTGTGGGACTCAAGTTCCCATCAGCTCATCTGGACAAAGAATATGGAA GATGCTGCCCAATCAGCAGGCTTCCACCCATCTGGAGCTGTGGTTGCCATAGGGACCCAGAACGGCAG GTGGCTGGTACTGGACTCTGACTCCAAGGATCTTGTCACAGTGCACACCGATGGGAACGAACAGCTGTCTGCTATGCGCTACGGGCCAG ATGGTAACTTTCTGGCCATCGGTTCCCACGACAACTACATCTATATCTACGCCGTGGCGGAAAGCGGGAGGAAGTACAGCCGAGTGGGGAAATGCTCG GGTCACTCCAGCTTCATCACTCATctggactggtcagtggactcCCAGTACCTGGTTTCTAACTCCGGGGACTATGAGATACTCTATT GGATCCCGTCAGTGTGTAAGCAGGTGGTCAGTGTGGAGACCACCAGAGACATCGAGTGGGCCACTCACACCTGCACTCTGGGCTTCCAGGTCTTCG gCTTGTGGCCCGACGGCTCGGACGGCACCGACGTCAACGCCGCCTGCAGGTCCAGTGATAAAACCCTCCTGGTTACCGGAGACGACTTTGGGAAGGTCCATCTATTCTCTTACCCCTGTTCGCAGTTCAGG GCTCCCAGCCATGCGTATGGTGGCCACAGCAGCCACGTAACCAACGTGACCTTCCTGCACGATGACGGCTACCTGGTGTCAACTGGAGGGAAGGACATGAGCGTGATGCAGTGGAGGATAGTCTGA